The DNA sequence ATGGCGCGCCGCCTCGATGGCGCGCTCCATCTCCGGATAGGCGGTCGTCGCGTCGACGAGCAAGCGGCACCGATTGCCGGCGCTGGCCGGGAAAATGCCGCGGCGCAGGTGGTCGGGCAGCCGGCAGAAGCCGAGCACCGGCCGCGCGGCCGGCGCGCGCACCCGGTCCCGGACGGCGGTGAGCGCCGGTGCGAGGCGCTCGTGCGCCCGCCGCCGCCGGCGCCGCTGGCGCTCCAGGTGCATGCGCCCGAGCAGCCACCACAGGGCGACGCCGAGCACGGGCAACGCCACGAGCACCAGGATCCAACTCAGCGCCGCCATCGGGCGGCCGCGCCGCCGCAACAGCACGCTCGGGATCGACGCGACGGCCAGCGCCGTGGACCCGAGCTGCAGCACGGCCCACCACTGCCCGGCGCCCTCCGGCACGTCACGTCTCCCGCTGGCGCAACTTGTCGATGAGCAGCGCGACCTGCCGGCGCGTCTCGATCAGCTCGCTGCGCAGTCGCAGCACGATCTCGACGCCGGCCCAGTTGACCTCGAGTTCGCGCACCAGCGTGCGCGCCACCCTCACCTGCTCCACCGCCTCTGGATCCAGCCGGTCGGCCGCCACGAGACCGTGCTCGATCGCCTCCTCGATGAACTCGCGATCGCCGCCGAGCAGGGCGGCGGCCTGTTCGAGGTCCAGCCAGTCGGACGTCATAGCGTCAAGCCCTCCCTGACCGGTCGCGGGTACAACCGGTCGGCCGCGCGCAGCGCGTCCGCGAGCGCGGCGTCGCCCGGCGGCGGCATCACGACATCCAGCTCCACGTAGAAATCGCCGACGCGATCGCCGCGGCGCACCCCCTTTCCGCGCAGCCGCAGCTTCGTGCCGGATTGGGACCCGGGCGGAACCTTGACGGTGACGCGGCCGTCGAACGTCGGCACGTCGATGGACGCCCCGGCGTAGGCCTCGGCCAGCGTCACCGGCACGCGCAGGTACAGGTCGCGGCCGACGCGGCGCACGCGCGGGTGCGGCGCCACCCGCGTCTCGATGACGAGGTCGCCCGGCGGACCGCCGCCGGCCCCGGGCATTCCCTTGCCGCGGATGCGCAGCGTGTCGCCGTCGTCCGCGCCGGGCGGAATGCGCACGCGCGTCTTTCGCGTGCGGCTCACCGTGCCCGCACCGCCGCACGCGCCGCAGCGCGGGCCCGTCTTGCCGCTGCCGCCGCACGCGCCGCAGGTCGTGACCATCCGCAGCGGGCCCTTGACCGCCTGCACCTGGCCGCGGCCGCCGCAAGCGTCGCACGTGCTCGCCGACCCGGACTCGACGCCGCGGCCACCGCACGCGCCGCACGGCTCCTCGATCGGTACGGCGACCTCGACCTCGGTACCGCGCAGGGCGGTCGCGAAGTCGAGCTGGACGGTCGCCCGCACGTCCGCGCCGGGTCGCGCGCGCGCGCCGGGTCGACCTCCGCCGGTTCCCGCGCGGCCGAAGCCGCCGAAGCCGCCGAAGCCGCCGAACAGATCGCCGAGGTCGAAGTCGAACTGCTCCGCCTCGAACGGATGGCCGGTTCGCTGCCGCTCGGTCCGCCACCGCGCGTACTCGCGCGCCTTGTCGGGGTCGAAGCCGGACGCGAGCGACGCTTCGCCGAACTCGTCGTACGCCTTGCGCTTGTCTGGGTCCGACAGCACCTCGTACGCCGCGCTCACCTCCTTGAACTTCTCCTCGGCCTCCTTGTTGCCGGGGTTGACGTCGGGGTGATACTTGCGCGCGAGCTTGCGATACGCCTTGCGGATGTCGTCGGCGCTCGCCGTGCGCGAGACGCC is a window from the Deltaproteobacteria bacterium genome containing:
- a CDS encoding J domain-containing protein, producing the protein MKDLYEVLGVSRTASADDIRKAYRKLARKYHPDVNPGNKEAEEKFKEVSAAYEVLSDPDKRKAYDEFGEASLASGFDPDKAREYARWRTERQRTGHPFEAEQFDFDLGDLFGGFGGFGGFGRAGTGGGRPGARARPGADVRATVQLDFATALRGTEVEVAVPIEEPCGACGGRGVESGSASTCDACGGRGQVQAVKGPLRMVTTCGACGGSGKTGPRCGACGGAGTVSRTRKTRVRIPPGADDGDTLRIRGKGMPGAGGGPPGDLVIETRVAPHPRVRRVGRDLYLRVPVTLAEAYAGASIDVPTFDGRVTVKVPPGSQSGTKLRLRGKGVRRGDRVGDFYVELDVVMPPPGDAALADALRAADRLYPRPVREGLTL